A window from Bos indicus isolate NIAB-ARS_2022 breed Sahiwal x Tharparkar chromosome 1, NIAB-ARS_B.indTharparkar_mat_pri_1.0, whole genome shotgun sequence encodes these proteins:
- the LOC109564260 gene encoding 5-hydroxytryptamine receptor 3C-like has product MATENLWLPDIFIEELMDTDQTPPGLMAYINSNGHIKYSKPMRVTSICNLDIFYFPFDEQNCTLTFRSFVYTVEKMVLGMEQDVQEILETSQNIIWNKGEWVLQGIHQMMKMTAGTNDYNQIVFYVAIRRRPTLYVINLLVPSSFLVAIDALSFYLPAESENRASFKMTLLLGYNVFLLMMNDLLPSSSTSLISVYFALCLSLMVLSLLETIFITYLLHLATTQPPPMPRWLHSLLLHCTSPRTCCPAVPWKGNMDLAHLPGEGCQHCSCFLFHHLRFSAPTSFPPHITPQLTLEAHS; this is encoded by the exons ATGGCAACTGAGAACCTGTGGCTTCCAGATATCTTCATTGAGGAGCT GATGGATACAGATCAGACCCCGCCAGGTCTCATGGCTTACATCAACAGTAATGGTCACATCAAATACAGTAAGCCAATGCGGGTAACCAGCATCTGCAACCTGGACATCTTCTATTTCCCCTTTGATGAACAGAACTGCACCCTCACCTTCAGATCTTTCGTCTACACAG TGGAAAAGATGGTCCTGGGCATGGAGCAGGATGTGCAGGAGATTTTGGAAACATCACAGAACATCATTTGGAACAAGGGGGAGTGGGTACTTCAGGGTATCCATCAAATGATGAAGATGACTGCGGGCACCAATGACTATAACCAAATCGTCTTCTAT gtgGCCATCAGGCGCAGGCCCACCCTCTATGTCATAAACCTCCTGGTGCCCAGCAGCTTTCTGGTCGCCATCGATGCCCTCAGCTTCTACCTGCCGGCAGAAAGCGAGAACCGTGCCTCATTCAAGATGACACTCTTGCTGGGCTACAACGTCTTCCTGCTCATGATGAATGATTTACTCCCCTCCAGTAGCACCTCCCTCATCA GTGTCTACTTTGCCCTGTGTCTGTCCCTGATGGTGCTCAGCCTGCTGGAGACCATCTTCATCACCTACCTGCTGCACCTGGCCaccacccagcccccacccatgCCTCGTTGGCTCCACTCCCTGCTTCTACACTGCACCAGCCCAAGGACATGCTGCCCCGCTGTGCCCTGGAAGGGAAACATGGACCTTGCCCACCTGCCTGGTGAGGGATGTCAGCACTGCTCATGCTTCCTCTTCCATCACCTCCGCTTCTctgctcccacctccttccctccccacataACTCCCCAGCTGACCTTGGAGGCCCACAGCTGA